From one Candidatus Neomarinimicrobiota bacterium genomic stretch:
- a CDS encoding fumarate reductase subunit C, which translates to MVQGYFNPVGEKELSTYHRLVPNTWWLKRKPYILFMIRELTSVFVAGYCIFLLVLVYKLTQGAEVYGNFMASLKSPSSVALHFITLSFVLYHTITWFNLTPKILVLYRGEERIPQGLVAGTFYAGWVVVSLIIAWLILGV; encoded by the coding sequence CTGGTTCAAGGATATTTTAACCCCGTGGGGGAAAAAGAATTGAGTACCTACCACAGACTTGTACCCAATACATGGTGGCTTAAGCGTAAACCGTACATTTTATTCATGATTAGGGAGTTAACCAGTGTCTTCGTTGCGGGATATTGTATTTTTTTACTGGTCTTGGTTTACAAACTGACACAAGGGGCCGAAGTCTACGGCAATTTCATGGCATCTTTGAAGTCACCCAGTAGCGTGGCGCTGCATTTTATCACGCTCTCTTTCGTGCTTTACCATACCATTACCTGGTTTAACCTGACGCCAAAAATTCTCGTGCTCTACAGAGGAGAGGAACGGATTCCCCAAGGGCTAGTGGCAGGGACGTTCTACGCCGGGTGGGTAGTGGTTTCCTTGATTATTGCATGGCTGATATTAGGGGTTTAG
- a CDS encoding succinate dehydrogenase/fumarate reductase iron-sulfur subunit yields the protein MAETMKLEIFRYQPEKESEPSFQTYKVPFREDWVVLDAINHIKDEIDGTLSYRWSCQMGVCGSCGMMLNGVPKLSCAAFLKDYYPNKIRIEPLTGFPVERDLIFEMDDFMTKLTEIQPYIIRTEGEEKPLEEGEYLQSPNELAHYKQYSMCINCMLCYAACPVYALDSTFVGPAAIALAQRYNLDSRDQGRDARQEVIASHDGIWECTFVGECSAVCPKDVDPAAAIQRAKVSSTVDWFKDILTPWGKKN from the coding sequence ATGGCAGAAACCATGAAATTGGAAATCTTCCGCTACCAACCTGAGAAAGAGAGCGAGCCCTCCTTTCAGACATACAAGGTCCCGTTCCGTGAAGACTGGGTAGTGCTGGACGCCATCAATCACATTAAAGACGAGATCGATGGAACGCTTTCCTACCGCTGGTCTTGCCAGATGGGCGTCTGTGGTAGTTGCGGGATGATGCTCAACGGTGTACCGAAACTATCATGCGCCGCATTTTTAAAGGACTACTACCCAAATAAAATCCGTATAGAACCATTAACAGGTTTTCCTGTAGAGCGGGATCTCATCTTCGAAATGGATGACTTTATGACAAAACTAACAGAGATACAGCCATACATTATTCGGACGGAAGGTGAGGAGAAGCCTCTGGAGGAGGGTGAATACCTTCAGTCCCCTAATGAGCTGGCTCATTATAAACAGTACTCTATGTGTATTAACTGCATGCTCTGTTATGCTGCCTGTCCCGTTTATGCTCTTGATTCTACCTTTGTCGGACCCGCCGCCATTGCCCTTGCCCAACGGTACAACTTGGACTCCCGGGACCAGGGCAGGGATGCCCGGCAGGAAGTCATCGCCAGCCACGATGGAATCTGGGAATGCACTTTTGTGGGTGAGTGCAGTGCTGTTTGTCCAAAGGATGTGGACCCAGCAGCTGCAATACAGCGGGCAAAAGTCTCCAGTACTGTTGACTGGTTCAAGGATATTTTAACCCCGTGGGGGAAAAAGAATTGA
- the frdA gene encoding fumarate reductase (quinol) flavoprotein subunit translates to MITDHDIVMVGGGGAGLRAAISIAETNPSLSVAVVSKVYPMRSHTVAAEGGAAAVIKDNDSLENHINDTIAGGAWMCDQDAVELFVNEAPRELIQMEHWGCPWSRETDGTVATRPFGGMKIERTWFAADKTGFHMLHTLFQTSLKYNNITRYDEWFATKILVENGRCQGVATIELRSGKVEAITGRSVIMCTGGAGRVFPFTTNGAIKTGDGMSMAYRAGVPLKDMEFIQYHPTGLPGTGILITEAARGEGGIMVNKDGYRYLQDYDLGKPLDINDSKHPVKKSMELGPRDRLSQAFVAEREKGRTISGPYGHVVHLDIRHLGEKKIDKKIPFVRELSNNYAGIDPVYEPIPVRPVVHYMMGGIDTDITGATALPGLYAAGECACISINGANRLGSNSLTELLVFGSRAGKAAAQFALENPHLNTASLELQAADEQERIGINFFRKEGGTERIFSLRQEMNETMETSVGIYRSEKSLKETCNKIKELKDRFSNIIMEDRSFNFNTELTSALELEFMLDVAEAITYSALERTESRGSHQRTDFPDRDDEKFLKHSLAYRNDTEPRMDYKDVVITKWPPGERVYGKEG, encoded by the coding sequence ATGATTACAGATCACGACATTGTCATGGTCGGGGGCGGAGGCGCAGGACTCCGAGCTGCAATTTCCATCGCCGAAACGAACCCAAGCTTAAGTGTCGCGGTTGTGAGTAAGGTCTATCCCATGCGGAGCCACACTGTGGCAGCAGAGGGCGGCGCGGCGGCTGTTATCAAAGATAACGATTCTCTGGAAAACCACATCAATGATACCATAGCCGGCGGGGCCTGGATGTGTGATCAAGATGCGGTGGAACTTTTTGTGAACGAAGCTCCCAGAGAATTAATCCAAATGGAGCACTGGGGTTGTCCGTGGAGCCGGGAAACTGATGGGACGGTGGCGACGAGGCCCTTCGGGGGGATGAAGATTGAGCGGACATGGTTTGCCGCTGACAAAACCGGTTTCCACATGCTCCACACTCTCTTTCAGACCTCCCTTAAGTACAACAACATTACCCGCTACGATGAATGGTTCGCCACAAAAATTCTGGTGGAGAATGGCCGGTGCCAAGGTGTAGCTACCATCGAACTTCGCTCCGGCAAGGTGGAGGCGATTACCGGCAGGTCGGTGATAATGTGTACAGGCGGAGCAGGACGAGTTTTCCCGTTCACGACCAATGGTGCCATCAAAACGGGCGACGGGATGTCCATGGCGTACCGGGCCGGTGTACCGCTAAAAGATATGGAATTTATCCAGTACCATCCCACTGGACTCCCTGGCACGGGTATTCTCATTACGGAAGCAGCCCGGGGGGAAGGCGGAATCATGGTGAATAAAGACGGCTATAGATACCTTCAGGATTACGACTTGGGCAAGCCGTTGGATATTAATGATTCAAAGCATCCAGTAAAAAAAAGCATGGAACTGGGTCCCCGGGATCGGCTGAGTCAGGCTTTCGTGGCGGAAAGAGAAAAAGGAAGAACTATCTCCGGTCCATATGGCCACGTAGTCCATCTCGACATTCGTCACTTAGGTGAAAAGAAAATTGATAAAAAGATTCCCTTTGTCCGGGAGTTATCCAATAATTATGCTGGCATTGATCCCGTATATGAACCAATCCCAGTGAGACCCGTCGTCCACTACATGATGGGAGGGATCGATACTGACATCACAGGGGCTACTGCCCTTCCCGGTTTGTACGCTGCCGGGGAGTGTGCCTGCATCTCTATCAACGGGGCCAATCGCCTGGGATCGAACTCCCTGACGGAACTTCTGGTGTTTGGGAGTCGCGCAGGGAAGGCAGCGGCCCAGTTTGCATTGGAGAACCCCCATCTTAACACGGCCTCACTGGAACTGCAAGCTGCCGATGAACAAGAACGGATCGGGATAAACTTCTTTAGAAAAGAAGGGGGGACGGAAAGAATTTTTTCTCTTCGGCAAGAAATGAACGAAACGATGGAAACGAGTGTCGGCATCTATCGCTCAGAGAAAAGTTTGAAAGAAACATGCAATAAAATAAAAGAACTTAAAGACCGGTTTTCCAATATTATAATGGAGGACAGAAGTTTCAATTTTAACACTGAATTAACCTCAGCACTAGAACTCGAGTTCATGTTGGATGTTGCAGAAGCCATCACCTATAGTGCTCTGGAAAGAACGGAAAGCAGGGGCTCTCACCAGCGAACTGACTTCCCCGACAGGGATGATGAAAAATTTTTAAAGCATTCTTTAGCATACCGAAATGATACTGAACCCCGCATGGATTATAAAGATGTGGTGATTACTAAATGGCCGCCTGGAGAAAGGGTTTATGGAAAAGAAGGATAA
- a CDS encoding gamma-glutamyltransferase, giving the protein MDKNIIAAGDKTTVEAAKEILWLGGNAYDAAVAAVFTSMTAEPCLTSLGGGGHFMAYPSGSKPILFDFFVDMPSGVIEPKQMEFFDIEVDFGPEQQQFHIGKGSIAVPGTAAGLLHVHKGLGKLKRKDLMAPAIRAAKEGTVLSDAQAYLVKILAPILNYETAGRRLFSPDERLLQTGDRLAIPDLADFLDGLACEGVDLMYKGEVADRIVEWVGEEGFLRKADLEQYEVKERTPITTNFFGHKVYLNPPPAMSGILVDFTFCLLEQVILSAGSSIELKDVALALSMTNEARRNKLPEGTVMSGRSRFCMDKDFQTYVEDFPTKRPRGDNNQEPTSRGATTQVSILDTEGNAASVTTTNGEGCGYILPGLGFMLNNMLGEEDLNPHGFHLHKPGDRLPSMVAPTIVTKDGVPVMVTGSAGSNRIRSAIVQVITNVLCGGMEIKEAVVAPRIHVEGDTLQVEPGVNEVQLRKLTDFFEIHQWNEMNLYFGGANSVTSYGGAGDPRRGGAAATV; this is encoded by the coding sequence GTGGATAAAAACATCATAGCAGCAGGTGACAAGACTACCGTGGAAGCAGCCAAGGAAATTCTATGGCTAGGTGGCAATGCATACGATGCAGCTGTAGCAGCGGTGTTTACATCAATGACGGCAGAACCGTGTCTCACCAGTCTAGGCGGCGGCGGGCATTTTATGGCCTATCCGTCTGGTAGCAAGCCGATCCTGTTCGACTTTTTTGTTGACATGCCGAGCGGCGTGATTGAACCAAAACAGATGGAGTTTTTTGATATTGAGGTTGACTTTGGCCCGGAGCAACAGCAGTTCCACATAGGAAAAGGGTCCATTGCAGTGCCCGGAACAGCGGCAGGTCTCCTCCACGTTCACAAAGGGCTGGGAAAGCTAAAGAGAAAGGATCTAATGGCTCCTGCCATCCGCGCAGCTAAAGAAGGGACGGTTCTTTCTGACGCGCAAGCTTATCTAGTAAAGATTCTGGCACCCATTCTTAATTATGAAACAGCGGGTAGAAGACTTTTTTCACCTGATGAAAGACTGCTTCAAACTGGTGACAGATTGGCCATTCCCGACTTGGCTGATTTCCTGGATGGTTTGGCCTGTGAGGGGGTTGATCTGATGTATAAAGGTGAAGTGGCTGACAGGATTGTAGAATGGGTAGGAGAAGAAGGCTTCTTGAGGAAAGCAGATTTGGAGCAGTATGAAGTGAAGGAGAGGACACCTATTACTACTAATTTTTTCGGCCACAAGGTCTATCTCAATCCACCACCTGCTATGAGCGGCATTCTTGTCGATTTTACGTTCTGTCTTCTGGAGCAGGTGATTCTTTCCGCGGGGTCGTCAATCGAATTGAAAGATGTGGCCTTAGCCCTGTCGATGACTAATGAGGCGCGGCGGAACAAACTTCCTGAGGGAACTGTTATGAGCGGCCGCTCCCGTTTTTGCATGGACAAGGACTTCCAGACGTATGTTGAGGACTTCCCGACAAAACGGCCGAGGGGAGACAATAACCAAGAACCCACCTCCCGAGGTGCCACTACGCAGGTTAGCATTTTGGACACGGAGGGGAATGCCGCCAGCGTTACCACCACAAACGGTGAAGGGTGTGGTTATATACTGCCGGGTCTTGGCTTTATGTTGAACAATATGTTGGGCGAGGAGGATTTAAACCCTCATGGGTTTCATCTTCATAAACCCGGGGACCGCCTACCATCCATGGTGGCCCCTACCATTGTGACGAAAGATGGTGTGCCTGTCATGGTAACGGGCAGTGCAGGGAGTAACAGGATTCGTTCGGCAATTGTTCAGGTGATTACCAATGTTCTCTGCGGTGGCATGGAGATAAAGGAAGCCGTTGTGGCGCCGCGGATTCATGTAGAGGGGGACACGTTACAAGTGGAGCCAGGTGTGAATGAAGTACAACTGAGAAAGCTGACAGATTTTTTTGAGATTCATCAATGGAATGAGATGAATCTATATTTCGGTGGTGCCAATTCTGTGACATCCTACGGAGGTGCCGGTGATCCTCGCCGTGGCGGGGCTGCGGCAACTGTATAA
- a CDS encoding gamma-glutamyl-gamma-aminobutyrate hydrolase family protein, translating into MKVRINPLIGIAPGYFVKENAYWHMTRETYSQSIWKADGVPLLLTYPEKEHHVSNIADQLNGLILTGGPDLPIKIYGGAPYDLKGEEPMHPARVSFDRKIFDAFAKRNKPILAICAGIQLINVMNGGTLYEDVPSQLKGALDHGDYKGPVVNHAIEIHQSSLLRNVLGSNTPTVNSTHHQGIRDLGKNLTPVAYAPDGLIEAVESVNGEAKFLAIQWHPEQMQHDEIQMKLFKWLVEEAAD; encoded by the coding sequence ATAAAAGTGAGAATTAATCCTTTAATCGGCATTGCACCGGGATACTTCGTTAAGGAGAATGCCTATTGGCACATGACGAGAGAAACATATAGTCAGAGCATCTGGAAAGCGGATGGCGTCCCACTTCTTCTCACTTATCCCGAAAAAGAACACCACGTTTCCAATATTGCCGATCAACTAAACGGGTTGATTCTGACCGGTGGTCCTGATCTCCCCATCAAAATCTATGGTGGTGCTCCATACGATTTGAAGGGTGAGGAGCCCATGCACCCCGCTCGAGTTTCCTTCGACCGGAAGATTTTCGACGCATTCGCTAAGAGGAACAAGCCGATCCTCGCCATCTGTGCCGGGATCCAACTCATCAATGTCATGAACGGCGGCACACTTTACGAAGATGTCCCTTCGCAACTTAAAGGTGCACTGGATCACGGTGATTACAAAGGTCCAGTGGTGAATCATGCTATTGAAATTCACCAGTCAAGTCTTCTCAGGAATGTTCTGGGAAGCAACACGCCTACAGTGAACAGCACTCACCACCAGGGCATTCGTGACCTTGGGAAAAACCTCACACCAGTGGCGTATGCTCCTGATGGTCTTATCGAGGCTGTCGAATCCGTTAACGGAGAAGCAAAATTCCTCGCCATCCAGTGGCATCCTGAACAGATGCAGCACGATGAAATACAGATGAAGCTGTTTAAATGGCTGGTGGAAGAAGCTGCCGACTAA
- a CDS encoding dienelactone hydrolase family protein, with the protein MSGTLVSFQANGRTCDGYLSVPDSGGGPAVIVLQEWWGLVDHIKDVADRFANSGFTALAPDLYHGESTTQPDDAGRLMMALNIGETEKDLAGAVKFLVDHNSVSSDKVGTIGFCMGGQLSLFAACANPQIGACIDFYGIHPNIQPDFKNLAAPVLGIFAENDEFVTPGNVDELKVLLESQGHEPDFHIYPGVNHAFFNDSRPDVYDVQAATDAWEKVTTFFGENL; encoded by the coding sequence ATGAGCGGAACATTGGTCTCTTTTCAAGCCAATGGCCGGACCTGTGACGGCTATCTTTCGGTTCCCGATTCCGGGGGCGGCCCGGCTGTCATTGTTCTTCAAGAATGGTGGGGTTTGGTTGATCATATCAAGGATGTAGCGGATCGTTTTGCAAACAGTGGCTTTACTGCTTTGGCTCCAGATCTCTATCACGGAGAATCAACAACTCAACCCGATGATGCCGGGAGGCTTATGATGGCCCTAAACATTGGGGAAACGGAGAAGGATCTTGCTGGTGCTGTAAAGTTTCTTGTAGATCACAATTCAGTTTCCAGTGATAAGGTTGGTACGATCGGTTTCTGTATGGGGGGACAGCTATCTCTCTTTGCCGCCTGTGCGAATCCACAGATCGGTGCCTGTATTGATTTCTATGGTATTCACCCGAACATCCAGCCAGACTTTAAGAATCTGGCGGCACCGGTGTTGGGAATTTTTGCTGAGAATGATGAGTTTGTGACTCCTGGGAATGTAGATGAACTGAAAGTATTGCTAGAGTCACAAGGTCACGAGCCGGATTTCCACATCTATCCAGGTGTAAACCACGCTTTTTTTAACGACTCCCGGCCGGATGTTTACGATGTGCAAGCCGCCACCGATGCTTGGGAGAAAGTAACAACTTTCTTTGGTGAGAATCTGTAA
- a CDS encoding DUF4430 domain-containing protein, whose translation MKNLLDSQRESFHARVIIIEGDGESSVLDLLKVEHEVLVADDSVHRGMITSIDGLQNSDSEFWRYAVGNTKIPKPASKTIPGKGDLIIWWFGIDPEPPKLQT comes from the coding sequence TTGAAAAACTTGCTGGACAGCCAGCGGGAATCGTTCCACGCTCGTGTCATCATCATTGAGGGGGATGGAGAGTCTTCTGTTCTCGATCTACTGAAAGTTGAACATGAGGTTCTTGTAGCAGATGATTCTGTACATCGGGGAATGATTACATCCATTGACGGGCTGCAAAATTCTGACTCCGAGTTCTGGAGGTACGCGGTGGGAAATACAAAAATCCCAAAGCCGGCCTCCAAGACTATACCGGGAAAAGGTGATCTTATTATATGGTGGTTTGGAATTGACCCTGAGCCGCCAAAACTCCAGACATAA
- a CDS encoding NADH-quinone oxidoreductase subunit B — MTLDQAGNKSGLGDIIVAPLNKLVNWARATSPWYFQFGLACCAIEMMATAASRHDLDRIGMVPRSSPRQADVMIVAGTVTMKMALRVKRLYEQMADPKYVVSMGSCATSGGPYWQYGYHVLKGVDLVVPVDVYVPGCPPRPESLIEGLLKLQEQILKETTLKDTISKNIRELFSKQVKGSKKIASTEA, encoded by the coding sequence ATGACTTTAGATCAGGCAGGCAATAAAAGCGGACTGGGCGACATTATTGTAGCACCGTTGAACAAATTGGTAAACTGGGCAAGGGCGACATCGCCCTGGTACTTCCAGTTCGGTCTTGCATGCTGCGCAATCGAGATGATGGCTACCGCCGCTTCCCGTCACGATTTGGATAGGATCGGTATGGTGCCTAGGTCATCACCAAGACAGGCTGATGTGATGATAGTTGCCGGAACCGTCACCATGAAAATGGCTCTTCGTGTCAAACGACTATATGAGCAGATGGCCGACCCCAAGTACGTTGTTTCCATGGGTAGCTGCGCTACCAGTGGTGGCCCCTACTGGCAGTACGGTTATCATGTACTTAAAGGTGTTGATCTTGTGGTGCCGGTAGATGTTTATGTCCCTGGATGTCCGCCAAGACCTGAATCTCTCATTGAAGGTCTCTTGAAACTTCAGGAGCAGATTCTCAAGGAAACGACATTGAAAGACACAATCTCCAAGAATATTCGAGAACTGTTTTCCAAGCAGGTCAAAGGCAGTAAAAAAATAGCATCCACAGAAGCCTGA
- a CDS encoding 2-oxoacid:acceptor oxidoreductase subunit alpha: protein MNSDKYDFVISIGGAAGQGIAAPGDVFAWIFVRRGLHLYTYNAYQSIIRGGHIFLTFRVSTEKVYNHGDKTDLLVCLNQDTMDRHLKHMEPGSWVIYNSDTIKPGEAQDGVQLCGIPVKELSDNNRNKLVQNTGALGVCMHILGLDFGILENILTKQFVRKGQTVVDENIGVARAACDYAVANFTPCSEAIPEGEKPQAWWSGNEALAMGGACAGVKFYAAYPMSPATGVLHWMAKYARDLGIMVRQVEDEIGVATMAIGAAATGTRAMCATSGGGFALMTEAVGSAGMMEIPVVMINVQRAGPSTGVPTKTEQGDLWQMLGASQGDFPRIIVAPKDALDAFNTVPELFNLVDRYQCPGIIISDLLISEGRSSVDPNDINFHPNIDLGELITKHSTNGDEYLRYKNTESGISPRAVPGLKGYVHVMATDEQDEDGVLISDEFTNPVKRRMMVEKRGRKMQDIFEHVAAPEIEGPKEADVTLVGWGSTYGVIHEAVEQLKTEGITANHLPIKWIVPFHVKEIMEILSNCKKVIMVENNYSGQFYRYMRSETGLNVDTHIRKYDGEPFMPHQVTNGVKEILDGETEVFVPEHKIMV, encoded by the coding sequence ATGAACTCAGATAAATATGATTTTGTCATTTCCATCGGCGGTGCTGCAGGACAGGGGATTGCTGCACCGGGTGATGTATTTGCTTGGATTTTTGTCCGTCGAGGACTCCACCTTTACACCTATAATGCTTACCAGTCCATTATTCGTGGTGGCCATATTTTCCTAACTTTTCGTGTATCGACGGAAAAGGTTTATAACCACGGCGATAAAACTGACCTGTTAGTATGCTTGAATCAAGACACGATGGACCGGCATCTGAAACACATGGAGCCGGGGAGTTGGGTCATCTACAACAGCGATACCATTAAGCCGGGCGAGGCTCAGGATGGTGTTCAGTTGTGCGGAATACCCGTTAAGGAGTTAAGTGACAACAACCGCAACAAGCTAGTGCAGAATACGGGGGCTCTTGGTGTCTGCATGCACATTCTCGGACTAGATTTTGGAATCTTGGAAAATATTCTCACTAAACAGTTTGTTCGGAAAGGCCAGACAGTGGTAGATGAGAACATTGGAGTTGCCCGAGCTGCGTGCGACTATGCAGTCGCAAACTTTACGCCTTGCTCGGAAGCGATACCGGAGGGTGAAAAACCCCAGGCTTGGTGGTCCGGGAATGAAGCTTTGGCAATGGGTGGGGCTTGCGCAGGTGTCAAGTTCTACGCTGCCTACCCCATGAGTCCCGCCACAGGCGTACTCCACTGGATGGCCAAGTATGCTCGTGACCTAGGCATCATGGTTCGACAGGTTGAAGACGAAATTGGAGTTGCGACCATGGCCATTGGTGCAGCGGCTACTGGTACCAGAGCCATGTGTGCGACATCCGGGGGCGGTTTTGCCCTGATGACGGAGGCAGTTGGCAGTGCAGGGATGATGGAAATTCCGGTCGTAATGATCAATGTACAGCGAGCCGGACCATCTACCGGAGTCCCAACCAAGACCGAACAGGGGGATTTGTGGCAGATGCTGGGTGCAAGCCAGGGGGATTTCCCAAGAATAATTGTTGCTCCTAAAGATGCTTTGGATGCTTTTAACACCGTCCCAGAGCTGTTCAACTTGGTGGATCGCTATCAGTGCCCCGGTATTATTATTTCCGATTTGTTGATTTCTGAAGGAAGGTCAAGCGTGGATCCTAACGACATCAATTTCCATCCCAATATTGACCTAGGTGAATTGATTACCAAGCACTCCACTAATGGCGACGAATATCTCCGCTACAAAAACACTGAAAGTGGAATCTCACCACGTGCTGTGCCGGGACTCAAGGGCTACGTCCATGTAATGGCAACCGATGAGCAAGACGAGGATGGTGTCCTGATCAGCGATGAATTTACGAACCCAGTCAAACGTCGGATGATGGTCGAGAAACGCGGTCGTAAAATGCAGGATATATTCGAGCACGTCGCAGCGCCGGAAATAGAAGGGCCGAAAGAGGCCGACGTAACACTGGTCGGATGGGGATCCACCTACGGCGTTATACATGAAGCTGTCGAACAGTTGAAAACCGAAGGCATTACCGCCAACCACCTACCGATCAAGTGGATTGTCCCTTTCCACGTTAAAGAAATTATGGAAATCCTTTCCAACTGTAAGAAAGTGATTATGGTTGAAAACAACTATTCTGGCCAGTTTTATCGCTATATGCGTAGTGAGACAGGACTGAATGTAGATACTCACATTCGCAAGTATGACGGCGAGCCTTTTATGCCCCATCAGGTTACAAATGGTGTAAAAGAGATATTGGATGGAGAGACTGAAGTCTTTGTTCCAGAACATAAAATAATGGTTTAA
- a CDS encoding 2-oxoacid:ferredoxin oxidoreductase subunit beta — MVTDTAVQDVERPVKKLKAKDFNGKVDPDWCPGCGDFGVLSSLQKACVDLELHPHEILTVSGIGCSSNFPGFFNSYGMHTLHGRALPFATGAKLANHELTVIVTGGDGDGYGIGGNHLTHLARRNVDLTYIVMNNQIYGLTVGQTSPTSEFGMKTKSTPFGNLETPLNPITAAIMNGATFVARGYSADPKGLTDLLCQAIQHKGFSLVDVFSPCVTFNKDNTYAWFKPRVKKLEDEGHDFHDWKAACEQALVWGKKIYYGKFFQVEKKPTLNDLEPVLNEGGPICFRELGLTKEQSDKILKEMM; from the coding sequence ATGGTAACTGACACAGCAGTACAAGATGTAGAAAGACCTGTCAAAAAATTAAAGGCCAAGGATTTCAACGGAAAGGTCGATCCGGATTGGTGTCCTGGGTGCGGCGATTTTGGGGTCTTAAGTTCTCTTCAGAAGGCCTGTGTTGATCTAGAGCTGCATCCCCACGAGATTCTTACTGTCAGCGGAATTGGCTGCTCCTCTAATTTCCCTGGTTTTTTTAACTCTTACGGAATGCACACTCTCCACGGCCGCGCGCTTCCTTTTGCGACCGGTGCAAAGCTGGCCAACCATGAGCTTACGGTGATTGTTACCGGCGGAGATGGAGATGGCTATGGTATTGGGGGAAACCACCTTACTCATCTTGCACGCAGGAATGTTGATCTTACTTACATTGTTATGAACAACCAGATTTACGGGCTTACCGTGGGGCAGACTTCACCAACCAGCGAGTTCGGCATGAAAACAAAGAGTACTCCCTTTGGTAATCTCGAAACACCATTGAATCCAATTACCGCAGCCATTATGAACGGCGCAACCTTTGTTGCTAGAGGTTATAGTGCTGATCCTAAAGGGCTGACAGACCTGCTGTGCCAGGCAATCCAACATAAAGGGTTTTCATTGGTAGATGTCTTTAGTCCATGTGTCACCTTTAATAAGGATAATACCTACGCTTGGTTTAAACCGCGGGTTAAAAAATTGGAAGATGAAGGACATGATTTCCATGATTGGAAGGCTGCTTGTGAACAAGCCCTGGTCTGGGGGAAGAAGATTTATTATGGAAAGTTCTTTCAAGTTGAGAAGAAGCCCACACTTAATGATTTAGAACCTGTACTGAACGAAGGTGGTCCAATTTGTTTCCGTGAGCTGGGTCTTACTAAGGAGCAGTCGGATAAAATCCTCAAGGAGATGATGTAA